In a single window of the Nicotiana tomentosiformis chromosome 8, ASM39032v3, whole genome shotgun sequence genome:
- the LOC138898211 gene encoding uncharacterized protein, which translates to MNAVTLRNGQVLKDPTPIQNDVNLEKYIGKKLKGDVDKKNKGPMKTEKKKEEKSRREEHDESNHMPALPFPQKLSREKLDKQFERFLDVLKQVHVNLPFTEVLSQMSAYAKFLKEILTRKMKIDEPSVVKLTEHCSEILQNKLPQKCGDPGSFIIPCYLGTTNFDKSLCVSGASINLIPISS; encoded by the coding sequence aTGAATGCTGTAACTTTGAGAAATGGGCAAGTGTTGAAGgatcccaccccgatccaaaatgATGTAAACCTTGAAAAATATATTGGAAAGAAGTTGAAGggtgatgttgataaaaagaataaaggcccgatgaaaactgagaagaagaaggaagaaaaatcaagaagagAGGAACATGATGAGAGCAATCATATGCCTGCGTTGCCTTTTCCCCAAAAGTTGAGTCgagaaaagttggacaagcagtTCGAAAGATTTCTAGATGTGCTGAAACAAGTTCATGTAAAcctaccattcacagaagtgctctcacaaatgtcggcttatgccaagttcttgaaggagatcctgacaAGGAAAATGAAAATAGACGAaccctcagtggtcaagctcacagagcattgcagtgaaatattgcaaaacaaactcccacaaaagtgtggagatccagggagttttatcATACCATGCTATTTAGGCACTACTAATTTTGACAAGTCTCTATGTgtttctggtgcctcaattaatctaattCCTATATCTTCATAG